A single region of the Chrysoperla carnea chromosome 5, inChrCarn1.1, whole genome shotgun sequence genome encodes:
- the LOC123299722 gene encoding tetratricopeptide repeat protein 28 — protein MSQRDFSEVEPEGTTELPAASRALFLDKVQQSNAACQAGDFATAVSLYTDALQLDPTNHILYSNRSAARLKQGQFSLALQDATRARELCPTWPKAYFRQGVALQCLGRHGEALAAFSAGLAQEPQNTQLLSALVEASVKSPLRHTLQPIFQQLHTMKLDQSPFVIISVVGQELLSVGLYNAAVTVLESALRIGSCSLKLRGSVFSALSSAHWALNQLDKAIGYMQQDLAVAKSLGDTAGECRAHGNLGSAYFSQGSYKEALTAHRYQLVLAMKCKDTQAAAAALTSLGHVYTAIGDYPNALASHKQCVQLVKQIGDRLQEAREIGNVGAVYLTMGEFDSAVDCHTQHLRLARRLGNQVEEARAYSNLGSSHHYRRNFAQAMAYHEKVLRIAQDLGDRAIEARAYAGLGHAARCAGDYVEAKRWHERQLDMALVSRDRVAEGRACSNLGIVYQLLGEHDAALKLHQAHLNIARALHDRAGMGRAYGNIGNAYSAAGLYESAIKYHKQELTISKEVHDRSSEASTHGNLAVAYQALGAHDMALLHYRAHLGIARELKDAAGEACALLNLGNCLSSRGEFAQAVPFYEQYLMLSQELTDVEGEAKACHFLGYAHYCLGNYREAVRYYDQDLALAKDLQDKMNMGRAYCNLGLAHLALGKLDTALECQKYFLAIAHMTQHAAGKFRALGNIGDVLIKMGDIDEALKMYHRQLGLARAARDRGMEASACGALGLAHRLLRRLDKSLGYHTQELNLRQEINDQVGQCKAHGHIGSTHMALGNYTQAVKCYQAQLECAQELRDSGVEAQAFGNLGIARLNMGRYEEAIGHLEQQLATLERISTQTAQLDKACALGSLGDCYDALGDHEEAAKCHEQHLALSLELQNIREQERAYRGLGRSRIALGDLQQALVCLEKRLVVSHELGSAEAKAAAYGELGHVHSRLGNLEQAVSCFEHQRSIARELGDRCAEATSAAALGSVYQQMGELTTALSFHQADLALAEQLGQPELQVRATGNLGQVHEALGNHSEAIRYQEQHLSAASAIQDQLAQTQAYSALGRIHHTLGNTTQAVTYLSQGLSIAESLGRNDEEAKIRHRLGLALWADKNLEGAQQQLDSAAHLLESLRCETRQASDFKMSLFELQNSTYQALQRILVALNRPDEALVVAERSRTRAFVDLLLERQGRTEIDTGPKSLQQLLEFVNRQKASVLYYSVAGCYLYAWLIIPSRGVVKFHESSLAEEGDDTQGSLLERLVQSVRDSLGVSDEIWPASQTDDVTADKAGFLRMVNRNHLFNSSNYSLSSLFSLGSVGGSVASLQGSTRSSASLQGSTKSRKQMQQGWQGPSCLQALYQLLIAPFEECLPTTCNANALPHRKNCSGRRELVLVLEGDLFLVPFPVLRSGVEGREYLCERFSILAVPSLSALRPPRSTRPKSTENTVSALVIGNPRLPMSVTEHYGWSDIPHAQHEATMVAELLQAKALLGPQATKDAVLAQIADAECVHLACHVSWKLSAIVLSPSEVLDSQTPSKRYYTTGADSLEAEDESCELSSNAELPPVSEFLLSAADILNLKLSARLVVVSSSHTRDQQGWATSDGLAGLTRALMAAGAQAVLVVLWPVPDTATKILLRAFYSALLQGARVARALSEAMQTVQHTKHFAHPANWAGFLLLGANIRLSNKVALMGQALCELLKAPDKCRDALRVTLHLVEKSLQRIHRGQKNAMYTTQKSIENKVGQVGGWKELLMSVGFRFEPAANGIPSSVFFPQSDPEERLTQCSASLQALLGLSSTSLQALSKLMSNVDVADDIIGVFRAIMSQFHLKSNSDDNDSSIEVPLSVRLWRVAGCHELLASLGFDLMDVGQDEVTLRTSKMANRRNIQFVLQALLALFDTQEAPKSLSLDSSSSLESLASIDNDCSHSDNELTPSTTSRSSVLLRNPQQTSLVKKQEVDIPTPSHPPLSLGRAGAFTSYVRRRGEPDGRTEPRNNLTKPPATIVTRPGGGGESDAAFTPSPPVSLSLAHQTRIRSLYSMSGQEHKVLRPDSSSSASSATDWESSGHATVLRRQPLPPLPPPRTQQLTNSGPLVDNMLPLTQVYNNLTLDGHSSDSDFEKVHSKTVIQSRRFKPPSASSGTNSLFKATSKKAHIDKLSCCNDISDTSTTSKSLTLPSNDDTVSGNERLLYFSPTDSSTLPVVKGVLPKVSSDNDGKSSESKISNSNAMQDSIMTTQLRNMTRELTPTISEVYHERNIGLGLAPPLAKLLLNQNTTNSTGNDNSVLDKLKLNNLSLVDCETEPTKESNNKPWLPGANTSAPSVQNADLTTADILVREAKRNELAAQAAATALDNSKRSVSPFSEMSRRDEGDGRSIADSQCSSSYKVASIQRNRHQIPPVPSHRTRNHRP, from the exons gtgGAACCAGAAGGCACAACCGAACTGCCAGCCGCTAGTCGAGCATTATTTTTGGATAAG gttCAACAATCTAATGCCGCATGCCAAGCTGGCGATTTCGCAACGGCTGTATCATTATATACAGATGCCTTACAATTGGATCCAACTaatcatatattatattcaaatcgGTCTGCTGCACGTTTAAAACAAGGACAATTCTCATTAGCACTGCAAGACGCAACACGAGCCCGTGAACTATGTCCAACATGGCCCAAAGCATATTTTCGACAAGGAGTTGCTTTACAATGTCTGGGACGACATGGCGAGGCATTAGCTGCATTCAGTGCTGGTTTAGCACAAGAGCCACAAAATACACAACTGTTAAGTGCGTTAGTCGAAGCATCTGTAAAAAGTCCACTACGACACACGCTACAGCCAATCTTTCAACAGTTGCATACAATGAAATTGGACCAAAGTCCATTTGTAATAATTTCTGTTGTTGGGCAAGAACTTTTATCGGTTGGATTATATAATGCCGCTGTTACAGTGCTGGAATCAGCGTTGCGTATTGGTTCATGCTCATTAAAATTACGTGGATCGGTTTTCAGTGCGTTAAGTTCTGCACATTGGGCATTGAATCAATTAGATAAAGCAATCGGCTATATGCAACAAGATCTAGCTGTTGCTAAAAGTTTGGGAGATACGGCGGGAGAATGTCGAGCTCATGGTAATTTAGGATCCGCATATTTTAGTCAAGGATCGTATAAAGAAGCCTTAACAGCTCATCGATATCAATTAGTCCTTGCAATGAAATGTAAGGACACCCAAGCGGCAGCGGCTGCGCTAACTTCCCTTGGTCATGTATATACAGCAATTGGCGATTATCCAAATGCTTTAGCAAGTCATAAACAATGTGTACAGCTTGTAAAACAAATTGGCGATCGATTACAAGAGGCACGAGAAATTGGAAATGTAGGCGCTGTGTATTTAACAATGGGTGAATTTGATTCGGCTGTAGATTGTCATACTCAACATTTACGCTTAGCAAGGCGCCTAGGAAATCAAGTCGAAGAAGCAAGAGCATACAGTAATTTGGGATCTAGCCATCATTATCGACGTAATTTTGCTCAAGCAATGGCATACCATGAAAAAGTATTACGAATAGCGCAGGATTTAGGTGATCGAGCAATAGAAGCAAGAGCCTATGCTGGTTTGGGGCATGCAGCAAGATGTGCAGGCGATTACGTTGAAGCAAAACGTTGGCATGAACGACAATTGGATATGGCATTAGTATCACGCGATCGTGTTGCTGAAGGTCGCGCTTGTTCAAATTTAGGAATTGTTTATCAATTGTTAGGTGAACATGACGCAGCTTTAAAATTACATCAGGCTCATTTGAATATTGCACGAGCATTACATGATCGAGCGGGTATGGGTAGGGCTTATGGTAATATTGGCAATGCCTATTCAGCAGCTGGACTTTATGAATCAGctattaaatatcataaacagGAATTGACAATAAGTAAAGAAGTTCATGATCGCAGTTCAGAAGCATCTACTCATGGAAATTTAGCTGTTGCATATCAAGCACTAGGGGCACATGATATGGCTCTTCTACATTATCGTGCACATTTAGGAATAGCACGAGAATTGAAAGATGCAGCCGGTGAAGCTTGTGCTTTATTAAATTTGGGTAATTGTTTAAGTTCTCGTGGGGAATTTGCACAAGCTGTTCCATTTTATGAACAATATTTAATGTTATCCCAAGAATTAACGGATGTTGAAGGTGAAGCCAAAGCTTGTCACTTTTTGGGGTATGCTCATTACTGTCTCGGTAATTATCGAGAAGCAGTACGATATTATGATCAAGATCTAGCTTTAGCGAAGGATTTACAAGATAAAATGAACATGGGACGAGCGTATTGTAACTTAGGTTTAGCACATTTAGCACTTGGAAAATTAGATACAGCTTTagaatgtcaaaaatatttcttggcTATAGCTCACATGACACAACATGCGGCTGGGAAGTTTCGAGCATTAGGAAATATAGGAGATGTGCTTATTAAAATGGGGGACATTGATGAAGCATTAAAAATGTATCATCGTCAACTTGGCTTAGCGAGAGCTGCTAGAGATCGTGGAATGGAAGCTAGTGCATGTGGTGCATTAGGCTTAGCACACAGGTTACTACGGCGGCTAGATAAGTCATTAGGATATCATACCCAAGAATTAAACTTGCGTCAAGAAATAAACGATCAAGTTGGTCAATGTAAAGCTCATGGTCATATAGGTTCTACACATATGGCACTAGGGAATTATACACAAGCTGTGAAATGTTATCAAGCACAGTTAGAATGTGCTCAAGAATTACGAGATAGTGGTGTGGAAGCACAAGCATTTGGAAATTTAGGAATAGCACGATTAAATATGGGCCGATATGAAGAAGCAATTGGACATTTAGAGCAACAACTAGCCACACTTGAACGAATAAGTACACAAACAGCTCAATTGGATAAAGCATGTGCTCTTGGATCATTAGGTGATTGCTACGATGCACTGGGAGATCATGAAGAAGCTGCAAAATGTCATGAACAACATTTAGCTTTATCGTTAGAACTTCAAAATATTCGTGAACAAGAACGAGCTTATCGTGGTTTAGGAAGATCACGAATTGCCCTTGGAGATCTACAACAAGCTCTAGTCTGTTTAGAAAAACGTTTGGTCGTTTCTCATGAATTAGGTAGTGCTGAAGCAAAAGCTGCTGCGTACGGAGAATTGGGACACGTACATAGTCGTCTTGGTAATTTAGAACAAGCTGTATCTTGTTTTGAACATCAAAGAAGTATAGCTCGAGAATTAGGAGATCGTTGTGCTGAAGCAACTTCAGCAGCAGCTCTAGGATCAGTATACCAACAAATGGGTGAATTAACTACAGCTTTAAGCTTCCATCAAGCTGATTTAGCTTTAGCTGAACAATTAGGACAACCAGAACTTCAAGTTCGTGCAACAGGAAATTTAGGACAGGTACACGAAGCTTTGGGTAATCATTCGGAAGCTATACGATATCAAGAGCAACATTTATCAGCTGCAAGTGCCATTCAAGATCAATTAGCACAAACCCAAGCGTATAGTGCACTTGGACGAATTCATCACACATTAGGAAATACAACTCAAGCTGTTACATATTTATCACAAGGTTTAAGCATTGCCGAATCTCTTGGTCGTAACGATGAAGAAGCTAAAATTCGACATCGATTAGGATTGGCTTTATGGGCTGACAAAAATTTAGAAGGTGCTCAACAACAATTGGATAGTGCTGCACATTTATTAGAAAGTTTGAGATGTGAAACAAGACAAGCGTCCgattttaaaatgtctttattcgaattacaaaattcaacatATCAAGCTTTACAACGAATTCTGGTCGCTTTAAATCGACCAGATGAGGCTTTAGTCGTTGCTGAACGAAGTAGAACAAGAGCatttgttgatttattattagaaaGACAAGGTCGAACTGAAATTGATACTGGTCCAAAATCATTACAACAATTACTTGAATTTGTTAATCGCCAAAAAGCTTCGGTACTCTATTATAGCGTAGCAG gatgTTATCTTTATGCCTGGTTAATTATACCTTCAAGAGGTGTTGTGAAATTTCATGAATCATCACTTGCCGAAGAAGGTGATGACACTCAAGGCAGTCTATTGGAACGATTAGTACAATCCGTAAGAGATAGTTTAGGAGTTTCCGATGAAATTTGGCCCGCTTCACAAACTGATGATGTTACTGCTGATAAAGCTGGTTTTCTACGCATG GTTAATCGAAATCATCTATTCAACTCCAGTAACTATTCGTTAAGTTCATTGTTTTCATTGGGTTCAGTAGGAGGTTCTGTTGCTAGTTTACAAGGTTCAACACGTTCAAGTGCTAGTTTACAAGGATCAACAAAATCACGTAAACAAATGCAACAAGGATGGCAAGGTCCAAGTTGTCTTCAAGCATTGTATCAACTTTTAATCGCTCCGTTTGAAGAATGTTTACCTACAacgtgtaatgcaaatgcattacctCATCGTAAAAATTGTTCTGGACGTCGAGAATTAGTTCTGGTTTTAGAAGGAGATTTATTTTTGGTGCCATTCCCCGTTTTACGATCCGGCGTTGAGGGCCGTGAATATTTATGCGAACGTTTTTCAATTTTGGCTGTACCCAGTTTAAGTGCATTACGTCCACCAAGATCTACAAGACCAAAGAGCACTGAAAATACAGTTAGTGCGTTGGTAATTGGGAATCCTCGACTTCCAATGTCAGTTACAGAACATTATGGATGGTCTGATATACCACATGCCCAGCATGAAGCTACTATGGTCGCAGAATTATTACAAGCAAAAGCATTACTTGGACCGCAAGCTACAAAAGATGCTGTGCTTGCACAAATTGCAGATGCTGAATGCGTGCATTTAGCTTGTCATGTTTCCTGGAAATTATCAGCAATAGTTCTTAGTCCGTCTGAAGTATTAGATTCACAAACTCCATCAAAACGATATTACACAACGGGTGCGGATTCATTAGAAGCTGAAGATGAAAGTTGTGAATTATCTAGTAACGCCGAATTACCACCAGTTTCAGAATTCTTATTAAGTGCAGCTGATAtacttaatttgaaattatccgCTAGATTAGTTGTAGTTTCATCGTCACATACTCGAGATCAACAAGGTTGGGCTACATCAGATGGTTTAGCTGGATTAACAAGAGCCTTAATGGCAGCTGGTGCTCAAGCTGTTTTAGTTGTATTATGGCCTGTGCCTGATACAGctacaaaaatacttttacgTGCTTTTTATTCAGCTTTATTGCAAGGCGCACGTGTAGCTCGTGCTTTATCTGAAGCTATGCAAACTGTACAACACACTAAACATTTCGCACATCCAGCAAATTGGGcaggatttttattattaggtgCAAATATACGTTTATCAAATAAGGTAGCTTTAATGGGACAAGCATTATGTGAATTACTGAAAGCACCAGATAAATGTCGTGATGCTTTACGTGTAACTTTACATTTAGTTGAGAAAAGTTTACAAAGAATACATCGTGGTCAGAAGAATGCTATGTATACAACACAAAAATCAATTGAGAATAAAGTTGGTCAAGTCGGTGGTTGGAAAGAGTTATTAATGTCAGTTGGATTTCGATTTGAACCAGCTGCTAATGGTATTCCAAGCAGTGTATTTTTCCCACAATCAGATCCGGAAGAACGGTTGACTCAATGTTCTGCTAGTCTACAAGCTCTTTTAG GCTTATCATCGACATCGTTACAAGCCCTTTCAAAATTAATGTCCAATGTGGATGTGGCTGATGATATAATTGGAGTATTTCGAGCAATTATGTCCCAATTTCATCTTAAAAGTAACAGTGATGACAACGATAGTAGTATTGAAGTACCTTTAAGTGTTCGATTATGGAGAGTAGCTGGATGCCATGAATTATTAGCGTCTTTAGGTTTCGATTTAATGGACGTTGGACAAGACGAAGTGACTTTGCGTACAAGTAAAATGGCGAATAGACGAAACattcaatttgttttacaaGCACTTTTAGCTTTATTCG ATACACAAGAAGCAccaaaaagtttaagtttagaTTCATCATCCAGTTTAGAATCGTTAGCATCAATCGATAACGATTGTTCACATTCTGATAATGAATTAACTCCCTCAACGACTTCACGTTCCAGTGTTTTACTACGAAATCCACAACAAACTTCACTTGTAAAGAAACAAGAAGTCGATATTCCAACACCTTCACACCCACCATTATCTTTAGGACGAGCTGGTGCATTTACTAGCTATGTACGTCGGCGTGGTGAACCAGATGGTCGTACAGAACCtagaaataatttaactaaACCACCAGCAACAATAGTAACCCGACCAGGGGGAGGTGGAGAATCTGATGCTGCATTTACTCCAAGTCCACCAGTTAGTTTATCATTGGCACATCAAACACGTATTCGAAGTTTATATAGTATGTCAGGACAAGAGCATAAAGTTCTACGCCCAGATAGCTCGAGTTCTGCAAGTTCAGCTACGGATTGGGAATCGAGTGGTCATGCTACGGTTCTTCGGCGGCAACCATTACCACCATTACCTCCACCGCGAACTCAACAATTAACGAATTCAGGTCCTCTAGTTGATAACATGTTGCCGTTAACTCAAGTTTATAATAATCTCACTTTAGACGGACATAGTTCCGATAgtgattttgaaaaagtacatTCGAAAACAGTTATACAATCAAGACGATTTAAACCACCTAGTGCAAGTTCTGGTACAAATAGTCTATTTAAAGCCACTTCAAAGAAAGCACATATTGATAAATTAAGTTGTTGTAACGATATTTCTGATACAAGTACGACATCGAAATCGTTAACATTACCGTCTAACGATGATACGGTATCGGGTAACGAACGCTTATTATACTTTTCACCAACGGATAGTTCTACTTTACCTGTGGTGAAAGGAGTTCTACCAAAAGTAAGCTCAGATAACGATGGAAAGAGTTCTGAAAGTAAGATATCGAATTCAAATGCAATGCAAGATTCGATAATGACCACACAATTACGAAACATGACACGAGAATTAACACCAACAATTTCCGAAGTGTATCATGAACGTAATATTGGATTAGGTTTAGCACCACCGTTGGCAAAATTATTACTCAATCAAAATACAACAAATTCCACCGGAAATGATAATTCtgttttagataaattaaaattaaataatttaagtctGGTCGATTGTGAAACGGAACCAACAAAAGAGAGTAATAATAAACCATGGTTACCAGGTGCAAATACCAGCGCACCCAGTGTACAAAATGCTGATTTAACAACGGCTGATATTTTGGTGCGAGAAGCAAAACGTAATGAATTAGCTGCACAAGCTGCCGCTACTGCTTTGGATAATAGTAAACGTTCTGTATCACCGTTTAGTGAAATGTCACGACGTGATGAAGGTGACGGTCGAAGTATTGCTGATTCACAATGTTCGAGTAGTTATAAAGTTGCATCAATACAACGAAATCGTCATCAAATACCACCAGTACCCAGTCATCGAACACGAAATCATCGACCATAA